One Natronomonas moolapensis 8.8.11 genomic region harbors:
- a CDS encoding V-type ATP synthase subunit D yields the protein MSKDVKPTRKNLMAIEDRIELSERGHDTLEKKRDGLIMEFMDILDQAQDVRSDLDDNYERAQRNINMARAMEGDVAVRGAAAALKEHPEITSQSKNIMGVVVPQIESTKVKKSLDQRGYGLVGTSARIDEAADAYEELLETIILAAEVETAMKKMLDEIEKTKRRVNALEFKLLPELHGAQEYIEQKLEEQEREEIFRMKKIKAKKEADEAEEKAQEAAETEVETVPADD from the coding sequence ATGTCTAAGGACGTCAAACCGACTCGGAAGAACCTCATGGCGATCGAGGATCGTATCGAACTCTCCGAGCGGGGCCACGACACCCTCGAAAAGAAGCGCGACGGCCTCATCATGGAGTTCATGGACATTCTCGATCAGGCCCAGGACGTCCGGTCGGATCTGGACGACAACTACGAGCGCGCCCAGCGCAACATCAACATGGCCCGGGCGATGGAAGGCGACGTCGCCGTCCGCGGGGCCGCCGCCGCGCTGAAGGAACACCCCGAGATCACGAGCCAATCGAAGAACATCATGGGCGTGGTCGTCCCCCAGATCGAGTCGACCAAGGTGAAAAAGTCACTCGACCAGCGGGGCTACGGACTCGTGGGCACGTCGGCGCGCATCGACGAGGCGGCCGACGCTTACGAGGAGCTACTGGAGACGATCATCCTCGCCGCCGAGGTCGAGACGGCGATGAAGAAGATGCTCGACGAGATCGAGAAGACGAAACGCCGGGTCAACGCCCTCGAATTCAAGCTTTTGCCCGAACTCCACGGCGCCCAGGAGTACATCGAGCAGAAACTCGAAGAGCAAGAACGCGAGGAGATCTTCCGTATGAAGAAGATCAAGGCGAAAAAGGAGGCGGACGAAGCCGAAGAGAAAGCCCAAGAGGCCGCCGAGACCGAGGTCGAGACTGTTCCGGCCGACGACTGA
- a CDS encoding metal-dependent hydrolase: MHRKGHVGAALAAYAPIGGLLVAAGIDSLAAVGGVVAVWLATLPDWDRRIPFVGHRGVTHTVHFAGAVGGLVGIAGALSGRSAGVWTAATLGGFGFLVGSVTILSHVAVDALTPMGVDPFRNGRRRSLDVTRAANPIANDALLALGVVSVGVAYVLGAAIAGSIPG; encoded by the coding sequence ATGCACAGGAAGGGACACGTCGGCGCGGCGCTCGCCGCCTACGCTCCGATCGGGGGCCTCCTCGTCGCCGCCGGGATCGACTCGCTCGCGGCCGTCGGCGGCGTGGTCGCGGTCTGGTTGGCTACGCTGCCGGACTGGGACCGGCGGATCCCCTTCGTCGGTCACCGGGGCGTGACGCATACGGTCCACTTCGCCGGCGCGGTCGGCGGACTCGTCGGAATCGCCGGCGCGCTGTCGGGCCGCTCGGCCGGGGTCTGGACGGCGGCCACCCTCGGCGGCTTCGGGTTCCTCGTCGGTTCGGTGACGATACTCTCACACGTCGCTGTCGACGCCCTCACGCCGATGGGCGTCGACCCCTTCCGGAACGGCCGGCGGCGCTCTCTCGACGTCACTCGCGCGGCGAACCCGATCGCGAACGACGCACTGTTGGCGCTCGGCGTGGTTTCGGTCGGCGTCGCCTACGTACTCGGAGCGGCGATCGCCGGTTCGATACCGGGATGA